In Natronoarchaeum philippinense, a single window of DNA contains:
- a CDS encoding SDR family oxidoreductase encodes MRVAILGCGYVGLELGRQLTAAGHEVVGVRRSDDGVAAIEDAGFEAVQANVTDADALSAVPDADAVVFAASSGGRGADAAREVYVDGLRTAIDHFGAREDAPDRLVYTSSTGVYGDHDGAFVDESTRIEPTTEKTEVLAEAERIAREHAAEHGIDGTVARFSGLYGPERYRLQRYLDGPVTEGYLNMVHRDDAAGAVAYLLGEDLARDGVVLVTDDEPAPKWDFADWLAERCGESAPPKRTKAERLDDPDLSAAARRRIETSKRCSNDRLRSLGYDLVYPTYREGYRDAIDAYRAGKSD; translated from the coding sequence ATGCGCGTCGCAATTCTCGGCTGTGGCTACGTCGGCCTCGAACTCGGACGGCAGCTGACGGCCGCCGGTCACGAGGTGGTCGGCGTCAGGCGATCGGACGACGGCGTCGCGGCGATCGAAGACGCCGGTTTCGAGGCGGTACAGGCGAATGTCACGGACGCCGACGCCCTGTCGGCCGTGCCGGACGCCGACGCGGTCGTCTTCGCGGCGAGTTCCGGCGGCCGCGGCGCCGACGCCGCCCGCGAAGTGTACGTCGACGGTCTCCGAACTGCGATCGATCACTTCGGCGCCCGCGAGGACGCCCCGGATCGGCTCGTCTACACGTCGAGCACGGGCGTCTACGGCGACCACGACGGGGCGTTCGTCGACGAGTCGACACGGATCGAGCCGACCACCGAGAAGACTGAAGTGCTCGCCGAGGCCGAGCGGATCGCCCGCGAGCACGCCGCCGAGCACGGGATCGACGGCACAGTCGCTCGGTTCTCCGGGCTGTACGGACCGGAACGGTATCGGCTTCAGCGCTATCTCGACGGACCGGTGACCGAGGGGTATCTGAACATGGTTCACCGCGACGACGCCGCCGGCGCCGTGGCGTACCTGCTGGGTGAGGATCTCGCCCGGGACGGCGTCGTACTCGTCACCGACGACGAACCGGCGCCGAAGTGGGACTTCGCGGACTGGCTGGCCGAGCGGTGTGGCGAGTCCGCACCGCCGAAGCGAACGAAAGCCGAACGGCTCGACGATCCGGACCTCTCGGCGGCGGCGCGACGCCGTATCGAGACGAGCAAGCGCTGCTCGAACGACCGGCTTCGGTCGCTGGGGTACGACCTCGTGTATCCGACGTACCGCGAGGGATACCGGGACGCAATCGACGCGTACCGTGCCGGCAAATCCGACTGA
- a CDS encoding NUDIX hydrolase: MRMDLDRAAEHEPREIPDEPYDAAVLAPVIERGDEHYLLFTKRADHLGEHPGQMSFPGGGRESVDESIRATALREANEEIGLVPDEADVIGQLDDIRTITEYAVTPFVARVPDRTYVADEREVAEIAVLPLSGLLDPENYEYERREHPHYGDIVIHYFHVDGYTVWGATGRIVVDLLELTTDWRAPERVDRDIA; the protein is encoded by the coding sequence ATGCGAATGGACCTTGATCGGGCGGCCGAGCACGAGCCCCGCGAGATCCCCGACGAGCCCTACGACGCGGCAGTGCTCGCGCCCGTGATCGAGCGCGGCGACGAGCACTACCTCCTCTTCACCAAGCGGGCCGACCACCTCGGCGAGCATCCCGGTCAGATGAGTTTCCCCGGCGGCGGCCGCGAGTCGGTCGACGAGTCGATCCGCGCGACCGCCCTCCGGGAGGCCAACGAGGAGATCGGGCTAGTCCCCGACGAGGCCGACGTGATCGGCCAACTCGATGACATCCGGACGATCACCGAGTACGCCGTCACGCCCTTCGTCGCCCGCGTCCCCGACCGCACCTACGTCGCCGACGAGCGCGAAGTTGCCGAGATCGCGGTGTTGCCTCTCTCTGGCTTACTCGACCCCGAGAACTACGAGTACGAGCGGCGCGAGCACCCACACTACGGCGACATCGTGATCCACTACTTCCACGTCGACGGCTACACCGTCTGGGGCGCCACGGGCCGGATCGTCGTCGACCTGCTGGAACTCACGACCGACTGGCGCGCGCCCGAACGGGTCGACCGCGACATCGCTTGA
- a CDS encoding glycosyl transferase family 2 → MEYVQERIATLHDLTEARPDAPTGRSAVVVPMTDREYAGRAAERVLSTLADVDPGRVIVALRAPPERVGPFREWLGEFGFDADLLWCNGPAVETLLADRGLDGEHGKGRDVWLALGVAAADSEYVVVHDADAESYAPTHVPRLLAPLDEGYSFSKGYYARVENDRLYGRLYRLFVAPLVRALGDAYDDPVLDYLGAFRYALAGEFAATAELARSLRAQPGWGLEVGTLGETFEYAGFDGTAQVDLGTHEHDHRAVSGAAGLSGMAEYVGAALFRILDDRGIEVDYDAVREAYREAGAAMVDQYAADAAFNDLAFDRTAEREQVQTYAEAIGEPGPDRRLPAWTDAPLSPAEVVDAAERSLASIPDSAGGVALDD, encoded by the coding sequence ATGGAGTACGTCCAGGAACGGATCGCCACGCTGCACGACCTGACGGAGGCGCGGCCGGACGCGCCGACGGGCCGCAGCGCAGTGGTGGTTCCGATGACCGACCGGGAGTACGCCGGCCGCGCGGCCGAGCGTGTCCTCTCGACGCTGGCCGATGTCGACCCCGGCCGAGTTATCGTGGCGCTGCGCGCGCCGCCCGAGCGCGTCGGGCCGTTCCGGGAGTGGCTGGGCGAGTTCGGGTTCGACGCCGACCTGCTGTGGTGCAACGGCCCCGCCGTCGAGACGCTGCTGGCCGACCGCGGTCTGGACGGCGAGCACGGGAAGGGCCGGGATGTGTGGCTCGCCCTCGGCGTCGCCGCCGCCGACAGCGAGTACGTCGTCGTCCACGACGCCGACGCCGAGAGCTACGCGCCGACGCACGTCCCGCGGCTGCTGGCGCCCCTCGACGAGGGCTACTCGTTCTCGAAGGGGTACTACGCCCGCGTGGAGAACGACCGGCTGTACGGCCGACTCTACCGGCTGTTCGTCGCCCCGCTGGTGCGCGCGCTCGGCGACGCCTACGACGATCCGGTGCTCGACTATCTCGGCGCGTTCCGGTACGCGCTGGCCGGCGAGTTCGCCGCCACAGCCGAACTGGCCCGGTCGCTGCGCGCCCAGCCCGGCTGGGGGCTGGAAGTCGGCACGCTCGGGGAGACGTTCGAGTACGCCGGCTTCGACGGCACCGCACAGGTCGATCTCGGCACTCACGAGCACGACCACCGCGCGGTCTCGGGCGCGGCCGGCCTCTCGGGGATGGCCGAGTACGTCGGCGCCGCGCTCTTTCGTATCCTCGACGACCGCGGCATCGAGGTCGACTACGACGCCGTCCGCGAGGCCTACCGCGAGGCCGGCGCCGCGATGGTCGACCAGTACGCCGCCGACGCCGCGTTCAACGACCTCGCCTTCGACCGGACCGCCGAGCGAGAGCAGGTCCAAACGTACGCCGAAGCCATCGGTGAGCCCGGTCCCGATCGGCGTCTGCCCGCGTGGACGGACGCCCCGCTTTCTCCCGCCGAAGTCGTCGACGCTGCAGAGCGTTCGCTGGCGTCTATTCCGGACTCGGCCGGCGGCGTCGCGCTCGACGACTGA
- a CDS encoding DUF7109 family protein yields MSATLDELAGVVDLFGGLTRTELSQAMIELGARRGDDPDEDAVAASIETAVERYFLVRYERPDDADLLVSGPAAFPAEPEHAEDLPHIMDVPDRSPDRARLGEQVADRIRSDADAATDGGDADRIERLIDVTYDAEAWAPVDLGDVRGRLDAALADA; encoded by the coding sequence ATGAGCGCGACGCTGGACGAACTCGCTGGCGTGGTCGACCTCTTTGGCGGACTGACTCGCACGGAACTCTCCCAAGCGATGATCGAACTCGGCGCCCGCCGGGGGGACGACCCCGACGAGGACGCCGTCGCCGCGTCGATCGAAACCGCCGTCGAGCGGTACTTTCTGGTGCGCTACGAGCGCCCGGACGACGCCGACCTGCTGGTCTCGGGGCCGGCGGCGTTTCCCGCCGAGCCAGAGCACGCCGAGGATCTGCCCCACATCATGGACGTTCCCGACCGGTCGCCCGACCGGGCCCGGCTTGGCGAGCAGGTCGCCGACCGCATTCGATCGGACGCCGACGCGGCGACCGACGGGGGCGACGCCGACCGGATCGAGCGACTCATCGACGTTACCTACGACGCCGAGGCGTGGGCGCCGGTCGATCTCGGCGACGTGCGCGGCCGTCTCGACGCCGCGCTCGCGGACGCCTGA
- a CDS encoding DUF5791 family protein: MLHEQRFDTDGLSPADLRSEYDDALRAAVEDGGGVDTVIAETGVDRDAVTALTAGESPDISVGDAAALQALDADAPDAETIVEMAWEHLLLGMSSAVLDVETLANEIDDDLSAKEVQQKLERRAPATLDEFVAIEHAIVDRQR, encoded by the coding sequence ATGCTCCACGAACAGCGATTCGACACCGACGGGCTGTCGCCCGCGGACCTGCGAAGCGAGTACGACGACGCTCTCCGCGCGGCCGTCGAGGACGGCGGCGGCGTCGACACAGTCATCGCGGAGACCGGCGTCGACCGTGATGCGGTCACGGCGCTGACGGCCGGTGAGTCGCCCGACATCTCGGTGGGCGACGCCGCGGCGCTGCAGGCGCTGGACGCCGACGCGCCCGACGCCGAGACGATCGTCGAGATGGCGTGGGAACACCTCCTACTGGGAATGTCCTCGGCCGTCCTCGACGTCGAGACGCTGGCCAACGAGATCGACGACGACCTCTCCGCCAAGGAGGTCCAGCAGAAACTCGAACGCCGCGCGCCGGCGACGCTCGACGAGTTCGTCGCCATCGAGCACGCCATCGTCGACCGGCAGCGCTAG
- a CDS encoding DHH family phosphoesterase — MRSPVAQRGVVDDALRAVGPDLTLLLGGIAAVVLLAVLWFGVQWIRRPPGVRFQRLLGEHDRIAVLMHPNPDPDAMSSALAVAQLAEAVDTEARLCYPGQIRHQENRAFRTVLDLEAEQIETADELEADPVVLVDHNAARGFPGADRVDPFAVVDHHPGGGEGEELTDVRTNYGACASILAEYLQSVGARPADDDEDDAAQPLSWEVATGLLYGIQSDTNHLTKGCTEAEFSAAAYLFPGIDEGALDRIANPQVSAETLEIKARAIREREIRGSFAIAAVGSVSNVDAIPQAADELLALEGITAVVVYGEHDGSLHLSGRSRDDRVHMGDILSSAVEDIPMASAGGHARMGGGKVSIAHMQGIGPSEGLTEHEFTERLFEALAGDI, encoded by the coding sequence ATGCGGTCTCCAGTCGCCCAGCGAGGCGTCGTCGACGACGCGCTCCGGGCGGTGGGCCCCGATCTGACGCTGTTGCTCGGCGGCATCGCTGCCGTCGTGTTGCTGGCGGTGCTGTGGTTCGGGGTCCAGTGGATCAGGCGACCTCCAGGCGTTCGGTTCCAGCGGCTGCTGGGCGAACACGACCGTATTGCAGTGTTGATGCATCCGAACCCCGATCCCGACGCGATGTCCTCAGCGTTGGCGGTCGCCCAGCTGGCCGAGGCCGTCGATACGGAGGCCAGACTTTGCTACCCCGGACAGATCCGTCATCAGGAAAACCGGGCGTTCCGGACCGTCCTCGACCTCGAAGCCGAGCAGATCGAGACAGCAGACGAACTGGAAGCCGACCCGGTCGTCCTCGTCGATCACAACGCAGCCCGGGGCTTTCCCGGCGCCGATCGCGTCGACCCGTTCGCCGTCGTCGACCACCATCCCGGCGGCGGCGAGGGCGAAGAACTCACCGACGTTCGCACGAACTACGGCGCCTGTGCGAGCATCCTCGCCGAGTACCTCCAGTCGGTCGGCGCCCGCCCGGCCGACGACGACGAAGACGACGCGGCACAGCCGCTCTCGTGGGAGGTGGCGACCGGACTCCTGTACGGCATCCAATCCGACACCAACCACCTTACGAAGGGCTGTACCGAAGCCGAGTTTTCCGCCGCGGCGTACCTGTTTCCCGGAATCGACGAGGGCGCACTCGACAGGATCGCTAACCCGCAGGTCAGCGCTGAAACCTTAGAGATCAAGGCCCGTGCGATCCGCGAGCGCGAGATCCGTGGCTCCTTTGCGATCGCCGCGGTCGGATCGGTCTCGAACGTCGACGCCATCCCGCAGGCGGCCGACGAACTGCTCGCGCTCGAAGGGATCACGGCCGTCGTCGTCTACGGCGAGCACGACGGTAGTCTCCATCTCTCGGGGCGCTCGCGCGACGACCGCGTCCACATGGGTGATATCCTCTCCTCGGCGGTCGAGGACATTCCGATGGCGTCGGCCGGCGGCCACGCCCGGATGGGCGGCGGGAAGGTTTCGATCGCGCACATGCAGGGAATCGGCCCCTCCGAGGGGCTCACCGAACACGAGTTCACCGAGCGACTGTTCGAGGCGCTGGCTGGTGACATCTAG
- a CDS encoding MFS transporter: MSRSSRGRVLGSLCALVFLVNFARVVFAPLVEPLRSAFGLSAGVAGLVVTLTWVGSALLRLPTGYLLTRVSRQRVVLGTGVVLTGAAAFAATAQSVVALGVGALLLGLASGAYFVAANPLVSELFPSRVGRAMGIHGTASQLAAAAAPLTVGGVIAVWSWRAVFVGLAIAAALATAVFYWVARGATLPTAGTADRDLLGALRRQWPIVLAAVVIVGATGFVWNGFFNFYVTYLTETKGFSEPLARRMLTVVFAAGVPAFWLTGRLADRVPYVPLLLAILAGFVVSLLALTVVQTTVLVVAVSVVLGYVIHGLFPAVDTYLLASLPDQHRASAYAFYSASMMLVQASGSVAVGSLRDAGLGFTPLFRSLAAVLGVVFLALVVLYALDVLPSDARTV; this comes from the coding sequence GTGAGCCGATCGAGCAGGGGCCGAGTGCTCGGATCGCTGTGTGCGCTCGTCTTTCTCGTCAACTTCGCGCGGGTGGTGTTCGCGCCGCTGGTCGAACCGCTACGTTCGGCGTTCGGCCTGTCGGCCGGCGTCGCGGGGCTGGTCGTCACGCTGACGTGGGTCGGAAGCGCCCTCCTGCGACTGCCGACGGGCTACCTGCTGACGCGAGTGTCGCGCCAGCGGGTCGTGCTCGGCACCGGCGTCGTCCTCACGGGGGCGGCGGCGTTCGCGGCGACGGCCCAGTCGGTCGTCGCGCTCGGCGTGGGGGCGCTCCTGTTGGGGCTGGCCAGCGGCGCCTACTTCGTCGCGGCCAATCCGCTGGTCAGCGAGCTGTTTCCCTCGCGCGTCGGCCGGGCGATGGGCATCCACGGCACGGCCAGCCAACTCGCCGCCGCCGCAGCCCCGCTGACGGTCGGCGGCGTCATCGCCGTCTGGTCGTGGCGCGCCGTGTTCGTCGGGCTGGCGATCGCGGCCGCGCTGGCGACTGCGGTGTTCTACTGGGTCGCGCGGGGCGCGACGCTGCCCACGGCCGGCACGGCCGACCGCGACCTGCTCGGGGCGCTCCGGCGCCAGTGGCCGATCGTCCTCGCGGCGGTCGTCATCGTCGGCGCGACGGGGTTCGTCTGGAACGGGTTTTTCAACTTCTACGTTACCTACCTCACCGAGACGAAAGGATTCAGTGAGCCGCTGGCCCGCCGGATGCTGACGGTCGTGTTCGCCGCCGGCGTCCCGGCGTTCTGGCTGACCGGACGCCTCGCGGATCGGGTCCCGTACGTGCCGCTGTTGCTCGCCATTCTAGCCGGGTTCGTCGTCTCGCTGCTCGCGCTGACCGTCGTCCAGACGACCGTGCTCGTGGTCGCGGTCAGCGTCGTCCTCGGCTACGTCATCCACGGGCTGTTTCCGGCGGTTGATACCTACCTGCTCGCCTCGCTCCCCGACCAGCACCGCGCCAGCGCCTACGCGTTCTACAGCGCGAGCATGATGCTCGTCCAAGCCAGCGGGAGCGTCGCCGTCGGCTCGCTCCGAGACGCCGGCCTCGGATTTACGCCGCTCTTTCGTTCGCTCGCGGCGGTGCTCGGCGTCGTGTTCCTCGCGCTCGTCGTGTTGTACGCCCTCGACGTGCTCCCCTCGGACGCCCGTACGGTCTGA
- a CDS encoding HVO_0758 family zinc finger protein: MKSVRKALRDGDLFKDTYERVNCDDCEKTLKTENDPAEVGTVRVCPECGGEWKELR, from the coding sequence ATGAAATCCGTCCGAAAGGCGCTGCGCGACGGCGACCTGTTCAAGGACACCTACGAGCGCGTCAACTGCGACGACTGCGAGAAGACGCTCAAGACCGAGAACGACCCCGCGGAGGTCGGCACCGTCCGGGTCTGCCCGGAGTGTGGCGGCGAGTGGAAAGAACTGCGCTGA
- a CDS encoding inorganic phosphate transporter: MVEVLLIAGLLVAAFVGFNIGGSSTGVAFGPAVGAGLLRKVTAGALMSVFVLLGGWTVGRNVVETMGGKIVPADYFTLSASVAILLFIGLGMLVANVYGVPVSTSMTAVGAIAGLGLAVGDLSYEEMGRIVLWWIVAPVLAFWIGGVIGRYLYPHLEARFAVETSPGSLFALDRSGAVPRPALGPNTTPREVVGSALVVAIACYMAFSAGASNVANAVAPLVGSEAISMDRGILLGAVAIGLGGFTIARRTMDTVGTDLTDLPILAALIVAVVSSTITTFLSYLGIPVSLALSSIMCIVGLGWGRATRVATISDTITRKKEVDVSVHALTADEGRAPEDVERIGEEESEDLRVGDLYDAAATARVISLWIFSPSAAATISFLFFRFVGV, translated from the coding sequence TTGGTCGAGGTACTGCTGATCGCCGGGCTGCTCGTGGCGGCCTTCGTCGGATTCAACATCGGCGGCTCCTCGACGGGCGTCGCGTTCGGGCCGGCCGTCGGCGCCGGACTACTCAGGAAGGTGACGGCCGGGGCGCTGATGAGCGTGTTCGTCCTGCTGGGCGGGTGGACCGTCGGCCGGAACGTCGTCGAGACGATGGGCGGCAAGATCGTCCCGGCCGACTACTTCACGCTCTCTGCGAGCGTCGCCATCCTGCTGTTTATCGGCCTAGGCATGCTCGTCGCCAACGTCTACGGCGTTCCCGTCTCGACGTCGATGACCGCTGTCGGCGCCATCGCAGGACTGGGGCTGGCCGTCGGCGACCTCAGCTACGAGGAGATGGGTCGGATCGTGCTGTGGTGGATCGTCGCCCCCGTCCTCGCGTTCTGGATCGGCGGCGTGATCGGTCGGTATCTCTACCCCCACCTCGAAGCGCGCTTTGCGGTCGAAACCTCGCCCGGATCGCTGTTCGCGCTGGATCGCAGCGGCGCCGTGCCGCGCCCGGCGCTGGGACCGAACACGACGCCCCGGGAGGTCGTCGGGAGCGCGCTCGTGGTCGCTATCGCCTGTTACATGGCGTTTAGCGCCGGTGCCAGCAACGTCGCCAACGCCGTCGCACCGCTGGTCGGCAGCGAGGCCATCTCGATGGACCGGGGGATCTTGCTGGGGGCGGTCGCCATCGGACTGGGCGGGTTTACGATCGCCCGCCGGACGATGGACACTGTGGGAACCGATCTCACTGACCTACCGATTCTGGCCGCACTTATCGTCGCCGTCGTCTCCTCGACGATCACGACGTTTCTCTCGTATCTCGGCATCCCCGTCAGCCTCGCGCTGAGTTCGATCATGTGCATCGTCGGCCTCGGTTGGGGCCGGGCGACCCGCGTGGCGACGATCTCGGACACGATCACGCGCAAGAAGGAAGTCGACGTGTCGGTGCACGCGCTGACCGCCGACGAGGGCCGGGCGCCTGAGGATGTCGAGCGCATCGGCGAGGAAGAGTCCGAAGATCTGCGCGTCGGCGACCTGTACGACGCCGCCGCGACCGCCCGCGTCATCTCGCTGTGGATCTTCTCGCCGTCGGCCGCCGCGACGATTTCGTTCCTGTTCTTCCGGTTCGTCGGCGTCTGA
- a CDS encoding aldo/keto reductase: MATSSGTWSYRDRFHESFGRTYFRRFGDGLVSSIGIGTYLGDPTDAVDEQYHEALVTGLENGIDAVDTAINYRCQRSERVVGRALADADIEREEVVVATKGGFVPFDGERPDDPGQYVLDEFVEPGILPRDALVRGTHCIHPDFVDDQLDRSLENLGLDTIDLYYVHNPETQLAERSREAVYDQLEAAFERLEERAAAGDINHYGVATWDCFRVPRGADSYLSLPEVVTRAREAADSAGNTATHFRAIQLPFNVVMADAFTVEAHETPEGDKSALAFANDAGLDVFTSASIAQGELAERLPDEVAARLQGDTTAQRAINFARSAPGVTCSLVGAKSADHVAENVAAGTFDPLGADAFDAVFE, encoded by the coding sequence ATGGCAACGAGTTCGGGTACGTGGTCGTACCGCGACCGGTTCCACGAGTCGTTCGGCCGGACCTACTTCCGGCGGTTCGGCGACGGGCTGGTATCGAGCATCGGGATCGGCACCTACCTCGGCGACCCGACCGACGCGGTCGACGAGCAGTACCACGAAGCGCTCGTCACGGGGTTGGAAAACGGTATCGACGCCGTCGACACCGCGATCAACTATCGGTGCCAGCGCAGCGAGCGCGTCGTCGGGCGAGCGCTGGCCGACGCCGATATCGAGCGCGAGGAAGTCGTCGTCGCAACCAAGGGCGGCTTCGTTCCCTTCGACGGCGAGCGTCCCGACGACCCCGGCCAGTACGTCCTCGACGAGTTCGTCGAACCCGGAATCCTGCCCCGCGACGCGCTGGTCCGAGGGACCCACTGTATCCATCCCGACTTCGTCGACGACCAACTCGACCGGTCGCTGGAGAACCTCGGACTGGACACGATCGACCTCTACTACGTCCATAACCCCGAAACACAGCTCGCGGAACGCTCCCGAGAAGCCGTCTACGATCAGCTCGAAGCCGCGTTCGAGCGGCTGGAGGAACGAGCGGCGGCGGGCGACATCAACCACTACGGCGTCGCGACGTGGGACTGCTTCCGCGTCCCTCGGGGAGCGGACAGCTACCTCTCCTTGCCCGAAGTCGTCACCAGAGCGCGCGAGGCCGCCGACAGCGCCGGCAACACTGCCACGCACTTCCGGGCGATTCAGTTACCCTTCAACGTCGTGATGGCCGACGCCTTCACCGTCGAGGCCCACGAGACGCCCGAGGGCGACAAGAGCGCGCTCGCCTTTGCCAACGACGCCGGCCTCGACGTGTTCACCAGCGCGAGCATCGCGCAGGGCGAACTCGCCGAGCGCCTCCCCGACGAGGTGGCCGCCCGCCTGCAGGGCGACACGACGGCCCAGCGCGCGATCAACTTCGCCCGCAGCGCGCCCGGCGTCACCTGCTCGCTCGTCGGCGCCAAGTCCGCCGATCACGTGGCCGAAAACGTCGCGGCCGGAACGTTCGACCCGCTGGGCGCGGACGCGTTCGACGCCGTCTTCGAGTGA